In one window of Chryseobacterium viscerum DNA:
- a CDS encoding AAA family ATPase, with protein MSEIYQAEDIRQLTEKVKEKNYLFSLLRQEINKVIIGQDYMVDRLLVGLLGNGHVLLEGVPGLAKTLAIKTLADAVHGEFSRIQFTPDLLPADVVGTMIYNIKDNDFSIKKGPVFANFVLADEINRAPAKVQSALLEVMQEKQVTIGDETMKLPKPFLVLATQNPIDQEGTYLLPEAQSDRFMLKCTIDYPSFEDERQVMRMVSTSHQPAVKPVISLQDIVDAKELINQIYLDEKIEKYILDMVFATRYPENYGLSELKNYISFGASPRASINLAIASRAYAFLKGRAFVIPEDVKALAKDVLRHRIGLTFEAEAEEVSSEEIVNRILAKIQAP; from the coding sequence ATGTCAGAGATATATCAAGCTGAAGATATCCGCCAATTGACGGAAAAAGTAAAAGAAAAAAATTACTTATTTTCTCTTCTGAGACAGGAAATCAACAAAGTTATTATTGGACAGGATTACATGGTAGACCGTCTTTTGGTTGGGCTTTTGGGAAATGGTCACGTTCTTCTTGAAGGAGTACCGGGATTGGCCAAAACCCTTGCCATAAAAACGTTGGCAGATGCTGTTCATGGTGAGTTTTCAAGGATTCAGTTTACTCCGGATTTGCTTCCTGCAGATGTAGTAGGAACTATGATTTATAATATCAAAGACAATGATTTTTCTATAAAAAAGGGTCCTGTATTCGCGAATTTCGTATTGGCGGATGAGATCAACCGTGCGCCGGCAAAAGTACAGTCGGCTCTTTTGGAGGTCATGCAGGAAAAACAGGTGACAATTGGTGATGAAACGATGAAGCTTCCAAAGCCGTTCCTTGTATTGGCAACCCAAAACCCGATTGATCAGGAAGGTACCTATTTGCTGCCTGAAGCACAGAGTGACCGTTTTATGTTGAAATGTACCATAGATTATCCTTCTTTTGAAGATGAAAGACAGGTAATGAGAATGGTTTCAACTTCGCATCAGCCGGCTGTGAAACCTGTGATTTCCCTTCAGGACATTGTAGATGCAAAAGAATTGATCAACCAGATTTACCTGGATGAGAAAATTGAAAAATATATTCTGGATATGGTATTTGCAACGCGTTATCCAGAAAATTACGGTCTTTCTGAACTTAAAAACTATATCAGCTTTGGAGCTTCTCCAAGGGCATCCATTAACCTTGCCATCGCTTCAAGAGCATACGCATTCTTAAAAGGAAGAGCGTTCGTGATTCCTGAAGATGTAAAAGCATTGGCAAAAGACGTATTGAGACACAGAATTGGCTTGACTTTCGAGGCCGAAGCAGAAGAAGTTTCATCAGAAGAAATCGTTAATAGAATTTTAGCAAAAATCCAGGCACCATAA
- a CDS encoding GNAT family N-acetyltransferase yields the protein MSDVLIRKAVLEDCASMLDLIKELAEYEKALHEVTVTLDEFIQDGFGNSPVWGAFVAEFEGEIVGISLYYDRYSTWKGRRLYLEDLVVTERLRGKQIGKMLFDATLEYGKSNNYSGMVFQVLNWNEPAINFYKKYSPKFDNEWLNVSIELKK from the coding sequence ATGAGTGATGTACTAATTAGAAAAGCAGTTCTGGAGGACTGTGCTTCCATGCTGGATTTAATTAAAGAACTGGCGGAATACGAAAAAGCACTTCATGAAGTAACGGTGACGCTGGATGAATTTATTCAGGATGGTTTTGGAAATTCTCCGGTCTGGGGAGCTTTTGTTGCGGAATTTGAAGGTGAAATCGTTGGGATATCACTGTATTACGACAGATACTCAACATGGAAAGGAAGGAGGTTGTATCTTGAAGATCTCGTTGTGACAGAAAGGCTCAGAGGAAAGCAAATTGGAAAAATGTTGTTTGATGCAACACTGGAATATGGAAAATCCAACAATTATAGCGGAATGGTGTTCCAGGTATTGAACTGGAATGAGCCAGCCATCAATTTTTATAAAAAATACAGTCCGAAGTTTGATAATGAATGGTTGAATGTATCTATTGAACTTAAAAAGTAG
- a CDS encoding DUF58 domain-containing protein: MQIKDIVKKVKQIEIRTRKKTEAALMGQYHSAFKGQGMTFSEVRPYQFGDEIRRIDWNKTARFREPFVKVMEEERELTMMILVDISASMDYGTKVQLKREYVAEIAASLGFSAAGNNDKVGLILFADKVYKVIPPQKGRKHILSIISNILTADYVPAESRIDKAMEYMMGIFKRKSLVFLFSDFGDEYDSKMLRVASKKHQLLGMRIYDEKDNEIPDVGYARLLDVETGKEIWANTSSARWRYTFAEAQKQKLRALEEDFANSSASFMNINTGSDYSKLLYNYFQKK, encoded by the coding sequence ATGCAGATAAAAGATATTGTAAAAAAAGTAAAGCAGATTGAAATCCGTACCAGAAAAAAGACGGAGGCTGCTTTGATGGGGCAATATCACAGTGCTTTTAAAGGGCAGGGGATGACGTTCTCAGAAGTTCGTCCTTACCAGTTTGGAGACGAAATCAGAAGAATCGACTGGAATAAAACTGCGCGGTTCCGCGAGCCATTTGTAAAAGTAATGGAAGAAGAAAGGGAGCTGACGATGATGATTCTTGTTGATATTTCCGCTTCTATGGATTATGGTACGAAAGTCCAGCTGAAAAGAGAATATGTAGCCGAAATAGCAGCAAGCCTTGGATTTTCAGCAGCCGGTAACAATGATAAAGTAGGATTGATCCTGTTTGCTGATAAAGTATATAAAGTAATTCCTCCTCAGAAAGGAAGAAAACATATTCTTTCCATTATCAGTAATATTCTGACTGCAGATTATGTTCCGGCAGAATCCAGAATAGACAAAGCGATGGAATATATGATGGGAATTTTCAAAAGGAAATCCCTGGTTTTTCTGTTTTCAGATTTTGGAGATGAATATGATTCCAAAATGCTGAGAGTGGCTTCGAAGAAACACCAGCTGTTGGGAATGAGGATTTATGATGAAAAAGATAATGAAATTCCCGATGTAGGATATGCCCGTTTACTGGATGTGGAAACCGGAAAAGAAATATGGGCCAATACTTCCAGTGCAAGATGGCGGTATACCTTTGCTGAAGCTCAAAAACAAAAGCTGAGAGCTCTGGAAGAAGATTTTGCCAACAGCTCTGCCAGTTTTATGAATATCAATACCGGTTCAGATTATTCAAAATTATTGTATAATTACTTTCAGAAAAAATAA
- a CDS encoding BatD family protein, whose translation MRKILLILSFLICANAFSQILSSNVEKKTLALGETNHITIKIDNLNEQQVTSAPKNELLPFHFEETKDSIGQTANSYERKIEFAVFDEGKFTIPELEFKVGDKVLKTIPYEIDVINTAQKADQINDIMKNKQVKLDAKDYWELYKFYILAALAGIAIIIAIIMIVKWGRKSKSSPVVATNQTLKELDSLKKKKYIEGGNFRSFYVELIDISRTFITKQYHLPADVLLTDDLIDVMKKNNTISQDNEKIIEDVFLRGDLVKFAKTFPDQNTMETDFANIRDFVKRSSKDLEFENLRKDV comes from the coding sequence TTGAGAAAAATACTTTTAATATTATCTTTTCTGATCTGTGCGAATGCTTTTTCACAGATATTATCCTCTAACGTAGAAAAGAAAACCCTGGCTCTTGGGGAAACCAATCATATTACTATAAAGATTGACAATCTTAATGAGCAGCAGGTAACTTCCGCTCCGAAAAATGAACTGCTCCCTTTTCACTTTGAAGAAACTAAGGACAGTATAGGGCAGACGGCCAATTCTTACGAAAGAAAAATTGAATTTGCTGTTTTTGATGAAGGGAAGTTTACCATTCCAGAACTGGAATTCAAAGTAGGGGATAAAGTACTTAAAACCATTCCTTATGAAATAGATGTCATTAATACTGCTCAAAAGGCAGATCAGATCAATGATATCATGAAGAATAAGCAGGTGAAACTTGATGCTAAAGATTATTGGGAGCTTTATAAGTTTTATATTCTGGCAGCGCTTGCAGGTATTGCCATAATCATTGCAATTATTATGATTGTAAAGTGGGGCAGGAAATCCAAAAGTTCTCCGGTAGTAGCTACCAATCAGACATTGAAAGAACTTGACTCTCTTAAAAAGAAAAAATATATTGAAGGAGGAAACTTCCGTTCGTTCTATGTTGAACTGATTGATATTTCCAGAACATTCATTACGAAACAATATCACCTTCCCGCAGATGTTCTTCTTACGGATGACCTTATTGATGTCATGAAAAAGAACAATACAATTTCGCAGGACAATGAAAAAATAATAGAGGATGTATTCCTGAGAGGAGATCTGGTAAAATTTGCCAAAACATTTCCGGATCAAAATACAATGGAGACTGATTTTGCCAACATCAGAGATTTTGTGAAAAGATCATCCAAAGATTTAGAATTTGAAAACTTAAGAAAGGATGTTTAA
- a CDS encoding VWA domain-containing protein, whose protein sequence is MFNFEFYSPWFLLLFLLFIPLFIKDAGRRKRKGIKVPTIKNMDHSDGIQGVLFLLKISKYIILAALIIAMARPRTFTVSQDRDDTKGVDIMLSIDVSLSMLAKDLNPDRITALKDIAVKFVQKRPNDRIGVVAYAAEAFTKVPVTSDHQVVIDEIKNLNSAGLEPGTAIGEGLSVAVNHLIKSKAKSKVVILMTDGVSNIQNAIPPQVAAELAKNNNIKVYAIGIGTNGYALMPTSQDIFGDLIFTETEVTIDENTLKEIAQTTGGKYFRATSNSSLEEIYDEINQLEKSDVKVSKLYNYEEYFKIFLWIALGMLVFDALLRWVFYKILS, encoded by the coding sequence ATGTTTAATTTTGAGTTTTACAGCCCGTGGTTCTTATTGCTTTTTCTGCTGTTTATCCCACTTTTTATTAAAGATGCCGGGCGACGGAAAAGAAAAGGTATAAAAGTGCCTACCATAAAAAATATGGATCACAGCGATGGAATCCAGGGCGTACTTTTTTTACTGAAAATCTCAAAGTATATCATTCTTGCTGCTTTGATTATTGCCATGGCAAGACCAAGAACTTTTACGGTTTCTCAAGACAGGGATGATACGAAAGGTGTGGATATTATGCTGTCTATTGACGTTTCTTTAAGTATGCTCGCTAAAGATCTGAATCCGGACAGAATCACCGCATTGAAAGATATTGCCGTGAAATTTGTTCAGAAACGTCCCAATGACAGGATTGGAGTGGTTGCATATGCTGCAGAAGCCTTTACCAAAGTTCCGGTTACGTCAGATCACCAGGTGGTAATTGATGAAATTAAAAACCTGAATTCTGCAGGTCTTGAACCAGGGACAGCTATCGGAGAAGGCCTTTCCGTTGCAGTAAATCATTTGATTAAAAGCAAAGCTAAAAGTAAGGTGGTGATCCTGATGACAGATGGGGTAAGCAATATTCAGAATGCTATTCCTCCACAGGTTGCTGCTGAACTGGCAAAAAATAATAATATAAAGGTATATGCAATCGGAATCGGGACCAATGGGTATGCTCTGATGCCGACATCACAGGACATTTTCGGAGATCTTATCTTTACGGAAACCGAGGTGACCATTGATGAAAATACCTTGAAAGAAATTGCACAGACTACCGGAGGTAAATACTTCAGAGCAACCTCAAACAGTAGTCTTGAAGAAATATACGATGAAATCAACCAGCTGGAAAAATCTGACGTGAAAGTTTCCAAACTGTACAATTATGAAGAATATTTCAAAATATTCCTTTGGATTGCTTTGGGAATGCTGGTGTTTGATGCATTGTTGAGATGGGTGTTTTATAAAATTTTAAGCTGA
- a CDS encoding vWA domain-containing protein produces the protein MSWSLGNYWYLFLLLLLPLLASFLIRFLKWRNKKREIFASSQFHDNLFEKRSGFTRFFPALYLLGTLFLIFSIIDLLNGSEEVKSTQKLNNVIFMLDVSNSMNAEDIDPSRLTEAKNLMTATMKKMNNDKVGIVIFAGHAMSIMPLTTDYNSAETYISGIETNSMQIQGTDFLKGMQAAADKFKNVSKGSRKVILLSDGEDNEGNDNAAIRLANKEGISITSVGIGTDEGAPVPEYVFGQLMGYKTDVNGGTVISKRQTEALKKMAESTDGTYIDGNNINEAPERIVDAVNKKAAGAETMVKSQNANHYYQYFLGVSILFFFLIYIFNPKKDLNV, from the coding sequence ATGAGTTGGTCTTTAGGAAATTATTGGTATTTATTTTTACTGTTGCTTCTGCCGCTGTTAGCTTCCTTTTTGATCCGTTTCTTAAAATGGAGGAATAAGAAAAGGGAAATTTTTGCATCCAGCCAGTTTCACGATAATTTATTTGAAAAGAGGTCAGGATTTACCAGGTTTTTTCCTGCTTTATATCTATTAGGAACATTGTTTTTGATATTCTCCATCATTGACCTTTTGAATGGTTCGGAAGAAGTGAAAAGTACTCAGAAACTGAACAATGTGATCTTTATGCTGGATGTATCCAATTCTATGAATGCTGAGGATATAGACCCTAGCCGTCTTACAGAGGCTAAAAACCTGATGACAGCTACCATGAAGAAAATGAATAATGATAAGGTAGGTATTGTCATCTTTGCCGGACATGCAATGTCTATTATGCCTCTTACCACAGATTATAATTCTGCAGAAACTTATATCAGCGGGATTGAAACCAATTCTATGCAGATTCAGGGGACGGATTTTCTGAAAGGCATGCAGGCTGCTGCTGATAAATTTAAAAATGTAAGCAAAGGATCCAGAAAAGTGATTTTGCTGAGTGATGGTGAAGATAACGAAGGAAACGATAATGCAGCGATAAGACTGGCAAATAAGGAAGGTATAAGCATTACTTCTGTAGGAATCGGTACAGATGAAGGAGCTCCGGTTCCGGAATATGTATTCGGGCAGCTGATGGGGTATAAAACAGATGTGAACGGAGGAACAGTGATTTCAAAGAGACAGACTGAAGCTTTAAAGAAAATGGCAGAGTCTACGGACGGAACTTATATTGACGGCAATAATATCAATGAAGCTCCGGAGAGAATTGTGGATGCAGTCAATAAAAAGGCTGCAGGAGCAGAAACCATGGTGAAATCCCAGAATGCCAATCATTATTATCAATATTTTCTTGGAGTGTCTATTCTGTTTTTCTTTTTAATTTATATTTTTAATCCGAAAAAGGATCTTAATGTGTAG
- a CDS encoding tetratricopeptide repeat protein, producing MNTKIIFLSFIVAISFSGFLFGQENYRNLVHEGNQKFDGKDYDGASSKYMEAIKSNDKDFTAHYNMGNALYKSKKYEEAKAEFEKAEKLSQTLPDKTAALHNLGNAYMQMNQPEKAADFYKKALKQDPYSEVTRKNYEIAKLKEKEKEQQKNQQNNSGKGGGGNDQNKGDDQKGDKKQDQGNGPQNEGKSDQGDNPKQNQNNEGRMPKNLENAILDKINEKEKETARRILNKNSYSMPESNEKDW from the coding sequence ATGAATACTAAAATCATATTTTTATCGTTTATTGTTGCCATCTCATTCTCAGGCTTCTTGTTTGGGCAGGAAAACTACAGGAATTTAGTTCATGAAGGCAACCAGAAATTTGACGGTAAAGATTATGATGGAGCCTCCTCAAAATATATGGAAGCAATAAAATCTAATGATAAAGATTTTACTGCTCATTATAATATGGGGAATGCATTATATAAAAGTAAAAAATACGAAGAGGCAAAGGCAGAGTTTGAAAAAGCAGAAAAACTTTCACAAACACTTCCTGATAAGACTGCCGCTCTTCATAATCTAGGGAATGCTTATATGCAGATGAACCAGCCGGAAAAAGCTGCTGATTTTTATAAGAAAGCTTTGAAGCAGGATCCCTACAGTGAGGTAACCAGAAAAAATTACGAGATTGCCAAACTGAAAGAGAAAGAAAAAGAACAACAAAAGAACCAGCAGAACAACTCAGGAAAAGGTGGCGGCGGAAATGATCAGAACAAAGGTGATGATCAGAAAGGCGACAAAAAACAGGATCAGGGAAATGGCCCGCAAAACGAAGGTAAAAGCGACCAAGGTGATAATCCTAAGCAAAATCAGAATAATGAAGGCAGAATGCCTAAGAATCTTGAAAATGCGATCTTAGATAAAATAAACGAAAAAGAAAAAGAAACCGCCAGAAGAATTTTAAACAAAAATTCTTATTCGATGCCTGAAAGCAACGAGAAAGATTGGTGA